The DNA window actctgaactgattcttgactctcggacaatctaatcagagcaataaagcGTACCGTGTCTTGCTATAGTTAAGTAAGTCTATTAATCATTTAAAGCTATGACGCCTTCcttttccagactactctcaatgcgtctGATAATACTGCAGGAGAATTTAGAAAACAATACGGCACAAATATCAGtaccgaccgctggatgatctcgatatCTTTGCTCGGAAGGAACTCGCCAAGTATTATAAGTAATGAATTgccctcggtgttcagactacgccggtcatggggtatgaagggaagtatccgGACAAACAGaaacattagcgatagtcagtatgggccagtgcgtaTTAGGCCATGTCTAACCcatctcacagagctttacgaggtagttaccaggaatggtgtggaaggcaagacagtggatgccgtctacagggacttcagcaaggaatttctcaaggttccgtaggGGAGGATGTTCGAGaaagttcagtcgcttggcttccATGATGAACTATTACATTGCAGTCGCCATTGGCtacgttggggaagctagagtgtggtaatggatggttgtctctctgattggGGACCTGTGACGAGTGGAGTGCCGCACGGATCGTTGCTGTCATCgttgtttgttgtttgtcatctatattaacgatctggataatgatgtcgttaactggatcagcaaactgcCGATGACAGCAGCATTACCTGTGTAGTTGACGGCGAGGAAGAGTCCCAGAACATGGTACCGGaaacgggatctggaccagctggaataaTGGGCTGAAAAAAGCGGATCTggtttaacgcagacaagtgttagatgttgcactttgggaggaccagccagggttggtctgacacaatgagaaatagggcaccgaggagtatgatagaacaaacgaatctggaaattcaggtccataattcaatgaaagttgcggcacagttagacagggtcgtgaAAACAGCTTTTCGCACGTTGTCCTTCATAGAGCAAAGTACtgtgtacaggagttgggatgttatgttgatgctaTTTACAATTttattgaggcctaatttgggggggggggatgtgtacGGAATTGCTCAACTACCGGCTATTGTCGAGACTGGACGTTTTGAATTAgaaggaaagattacatatgttagcactttattcccgagcgggtaggggactgagtggagatttgatagaggtatacaacattatgaggcgtatagagagtgtaaatgaaagcaggatttctccactgatgtcgggcaagaatacaactggagatcatgggtgaatggtgaaatgtgaaatgtttaagggaatcatgaggggaaacttcttcacccagagggtggtcagagtgcAGACAGTGCTGCCAACGCAAGTGGTTATTAAGAttccgatttcaacgtttaagaggtgATTGGATGAGTACATGGATTAGAGGGACATGGATAGCcacggtccgggtgcaggtcgatgggagtagatagatagatagatactttatctaTCTATACTTTAGGCAGTGTAAATAATTCTTCACAGACCTGACGGTctggagaccctgtttctgtgcagttgtTCCCTATACCTGACTGACTGCATGTCCGGGTTACAACGTTAGTGTTTtccagcaccgaccaatctagaaagtcgttgatactgttcgatccctctgtccttgcacacactgaagcatggagacttgAGTAAAATTACCAGGTAGTAAATGGATGGTTACAGCGTGAGGAGATGGAAGTGCAGATGTGAGATGATAAAGGGAGTATCACCCTACAGGAATTTACCTTCACTCTTTCAGTAAAGACAGTAGTTCCGGGCTGGAGGTGGGTATGACAGTGGTCCCGGTACAGTGAATAAATTTGTTGCTTCGGCTGTGGTAATGGGGATCATTCGTCCCGATACTATACTATACTTTACTATGCTATGCTATACTATACTATACAACAAAGCGGTCAATTCATCCGAATCCTATCCTTAAAGAAATTGGAGGTGGGAAATCTTGGCAGTCGTTGGGTGCTTGGAGTTGTGGAGACGTCATATTTCAATTGTGTCGAATACTAATTGAATACAATACATTACTTTCTGCGTCTCTTTGTCTTGAAGTCGAAAGGCTTTATTAAATGTTGTATGGTTGGTATTACAGATATTGTTAACTGTTGAACAAATCAGGGCATGCcattttctgcgatattttgCAAATATGAATGCATTGCGGATTTATATTATAGCATACGGATCGGACATAAGTGAGTGCAATTGAAAGAGAGAGCGGAAGATTACGGCCATAAATGGCTTTATGTGATTCGTGTGTTCTTTAGTTTGTGTTGGGGGATGATTGAATTCATCTTCTTTTTCacaatacatgtgacaaaaaaattGCGCACCTTGCGGGAAATTatttccaggaactgatgcgaaattcgaAGGCTGCGTATCTTTCCGAAGTTCTATGAAGTGTTAGTGTATGTGAGCCTCAGCTCCCCACATCTCACTCTCCTAAGTTCTTTCGAATACGTGTTGAGGCCTTTTGCTTTGGAAGTTGTTtgttctgtattctccaattgcctgcgacggttttgaaggaagacaagtgtgagcccgGATATTCGCTTTGCTCTCGCTGCGTTTTCAGTTTGTGTCGTTTCGTATGtgtcatttattattgatttcagagggagacacggatttcataccggccatgtggattcagggttaaatagatCGATATATGAGCGCATCTACACCTGatatgataaaaccacgattcaaaAGTAAACTAGTATTGGGATAAACTgctgtgtacttgaattgggaatttgggaTTGGCAGTTTGGAAGGATGGTGattttaatgagcagcaaaagctgctgctgaacactttgaaatgctggttttaagttgcaGGGAGCCATTGGAAAAGATTGCTTTGCGTTCATTGTAGCATCTGTCCTATAATATGTAAATGGcaggtcagtttagataacgtgGCTGTGCAGTCAACAGCTCAGAGATTTGCTTACGTCATCAGCCCTAATAccataaattatccagctgctgctgcgtgatcagattaaatcggttatttccctcagccctgcTTCTCGGAAATGCAGACTCCAAATATCGTAGTAACGTGTGCCGAAATTTCGATCCTCGGTGCGGAAAATGGCTGCCCGCTGTCTTCCATCcagaattcactctatctactacatcatctATCTTCTGTTAGGAAGACACTTCTGAATCAacacagccaggtttccctcgatcccatgcctcctgactttctgaatgagtctattATGGAGAAACGCCTGACCaaaattaatgcacccacatcgaccgTTCTGAtacttctgtttgtttttcactgttacaaataatTAAATCTAGCTAATAAAGTACAACATGCCCCTAAAAAACACTTGTTGAATCTCCTTAACCAGATTACGTTTCTCCAAACGCTCATAAGTTCCGTCTACAATAATCTTCTCCAATAGTGTACCTATTACTGACGgaagactccctggtctataattcaaaggagtatccctattatctttcgtcaacaaaggaataacatttgccacactCCAGTCTTCTAGTTCTTCTTCCGTAGCCAGTGAAGACCCAAATATCCTGTATAAAAGCTCAGTAATCTCTTCTCTCGCGTTCCGAAAtcacctggactatatctcttccgGTATCGGAGAATCATCTATTACCTGGATTATATCCCTTTCGGCACCGGgcaatcatctatcataatgttttcaaagtttccagcgcatcctctttctcaacgtcggcatgttcgagcatatctgccATTTTACGCGGTGTTCATagtgatcaatgtattcagtgagcagcttcaccgcctccttggactccagacacaaggtttcctcttttacctctgatctgcccaaactctctccagtctcctcctgttcttcacagtgcaattcgccaaggacttctcaagtcTCCTTCTAAGTCTTCTAAGCCCATTGTTAAATTCTTTCCTGTCTACATTGTGACTATCCATGTCCCTACCTGAGCCTTTCTTCCAAAATCTtaagtatctttctttcttcctcttgacccgCTCCAATTTTCTTGTCACTCAGGGTTACTTTACACTGTCATTCGTTCCCTGCCTgactgagacaagcctatactaaACCCCgtgtcagtgctccctaaacaatctccacatatctgtggcgcatttccctgagtacatcatttcccaatgtacgttcccaagttcctgccagttAGCACCATAATTCGCAGAACCCCAGTTAAATACATCCCATGCTCCCTGGTTCTAACATTTTGCAAGGTAAATGTTGGAAGTTCTGCCCTATCGTTCTGAAACGctgacccaccgagagatctgtcacctgatccgttcccttttctaatattagatccggtctgGACTGTTCACCACTCTGCCTTTCTTCATATAGTGACAtttcttcctggacacaactgagaaattatgccatacctaaACCTTTTACCCTGGTGGAGATGCAAATAACATGGTACATGTCCAAGTTCCgctcccgatcggttcctcactgttcccgttggaGTCTCTTTATTAAACTGGTGGGCGGGTATACAGAATACTCCATACAGGGTGTTCGCGcccttcatgtttctgtgttggTCTCACAGactattaacaaacgaacgctccacgttgtcctccctttctgcagctgcgatactatccctggtttcccatcacactcactttacactctgttacccgaccctgtccattttgaaaaatctaaaacccggGAACGCCCtgaagccattcctgcccttgtgacagtcgagtgtctgtgattgTTTGGAACAAACTTcaaccaaagtgacaatcacgccagcagcaatgAGCGATTGTATTGCTAccgacctgaactgtatgaagtcagcaatcttccgccaattctgaaAATCCCGGATGACCAGGCACATGAATGTTTAAATTTATGatatatttgccaaacctgttcattgtaaaacggctttatttgaaaactccgccaCTTACCATTAGACACGGGTGTTATCTACAcaaatggccatttaatgtaaacacatacgtcattccattcctcagctcttctctgaatttcctctgtgtcagtgtatagatacaagtattggtacacatgctgagtacttgcaacatgaacccaaattgctgcagGATGTATactggggaactcaaatatctgtcctcgaaaAAATAGTTTTgaacttgccatttcagggaatgggctaaatagggcatccaaaataatatgaaattagctgatatagaaaacaacaaaacaatcgattttctgcggttttccacctcggcatctttctgattgtcgctgctgtgccgaagccttctgcggactctatttgccacaacgatatgtcttacggttaacccgttaaataccaggattaagccgatgggtagcaatggtgttaagatACTGTCCAGTAATTGGTACCCTTTCCACAcaggtgaagtagcgtattcatatgtggtgGTGCACCGCCatggcatgttgtcaatgatgacgtaaggttcaagggcaaagtaaaccggggcacatctcccgcagctcactataactacGATCACGATAACCAccattgctgttctctcggtgcagtatcgctcacGCAGccttcggcaacatattgcgatgaagcgatcgaaggtaaaactgaccgtaaaccaaacagaacagtccgtcgttacagTCCGAAAtataagtgtcagagcgcataccggagtgatgagcagggatctggaataaatgtagatattgttggtctgttccactaaagcgacaATGACAAccgccatcagatccgctgttgccattccaaccaggtaacgggtgatgcatttggagagtccgcattttccccgagataggatcacaatcgccgttaagttaactgcaagaaatttggaaacaaaatagaaatttggtcagctccctgaatacccacattctacagatgctatgcagggtatggtttgtttggaagtggaaagcgggaatccagtgtgtgcggtctcggtcgctgcactccggctggaggacaatgacggatgtgagtgccaGTGGATTGGCGatattcccacagtttagagcgaggcatccgagatccacgactcacgtaccggtgagcggtcgatcgctcctgtaaacaacaccgtttccattattagaggcgaaatagctgaagggattgtttgcagtggagtcaatgagatatacatcacgagttctcatttactgacatAGAAGAACAGACCTATGTGTTGAAAATAGACTGGGCCGTCATTTAAATAAACAGCCACGTTGTTATAAAATCGAAGTTTCTGCACTGATAGAGaatcggacctagaaaagcagagaccagcatcacttcagaaagcctagcgaggtgaaattataaaacaacgacaatatcgacaccaacttaattgacaaaagaagaaaacactgccaTCATCGTactgaaaatggaaataaaaccattagatgcctgaatcctccattccggaaacacgtttcagtcgacggtagcatctgtgctcagtaacagtgcggataccgcagcagagtaacgatggcaccatacataaagtaaccagctccggcatcttaccggggacaccaaccgctacaagtgtgggatagaaaatggccgcaatgtagtaaatcgccgcatatcccatattccgtcagaagcagtgtTCAGTTgtgcggagcgtttcagctgctcagacggactggtgatcggtttagcagacttttatggagcagagagcaattccactgaggcaattagcgtggttgtcacgtcagggacattagtgacaaccaattGCACAAAcaattacgttaaactattttcactcactgttcccgtgtcattaatttgactcctcaagggatattgcaatctatttattttaaaacaaagtatgatgtgaattttccatgctattttccatgatacctggctttaGCAATTAAAATTGGATATTtttatatctgtgttgcttttagTGTCGGCATGCATATTGAAGTCGATTTAtcttgtaacatttgacggagcacattcgcttctgaaattgagggaaggagtttgttctggcgggtgaaatggagagcACTTCTTTATTAAGGGGGAATATTCATTCATTCTTTTCGtccgttcgttccagtcattccgggcggtgtgagtgatggaatagatatgacagctgacatgtgttacaataaaatacactgcacttaCATTCCTCCAAACAATTTagaagatccacagcgatattccagagacctgtgatcaaaaagggaacgtgtcctcgggagattagcgaggtCTGTgggcagtttgaagaacaatgttttccagcgcaagCATGGGGTGTTTGGCGGGACCCTGACCTcttccagtgaatgacttgaacaccccatacccgtgacctgcgatgcagtctgtttaactttaaagatattctcaaaccagCTGCAATTCTACCAGTATTTCGCCATTCATTCTATGTTTGAACAAAAGTAACAAGCAGGTTTTCAGGATATTATTTGCCACGAGGTTGTCTGTTTTTCTCCTGATTTGCTTTCAGGTATATTGTCGTTCATAcgaacgtagaaacatagaaaacctacagcacaatataggcctttcggcccacaaagttgtgccgaacatgcccctacctaaGCAATCACTAGCGTtacacatagctctctatttttctaagcgccatgtacctatcaaaaagtctcttaaaagaccctatcgtatccacctccagcaccgttgctggcagcccattccacgcactcaccactctctgcgaggAAGACATACCCCcgacatctcatctgtacctactcccaagcaccttaatccTTCTGCCCTctctggcaaccatttcaaccatgggaaaaagcctctgactatccacacgatcaatgcctctcatcatcttatacaactctatcaggtcacctctcatcttccgtctctccaaggagaaaaggccaagttcactcaactgttTCCATAAGGCAATCGCCACTATGAGTATGttcagaacagcggatgtgttcaagctcacctgtcaatcacacttccttctgctcctgcagtgcaccgctccgtgccgattgtggttctcgtaccgatgagcggccctcggcatattggagaaagtctcaccactctgattccattgtggaacctcgtactaatgtgcggccctcggttgactcgagcaAGTAATACCTCTACCTTCAAATCCATTCTCCCAAAGAGAATCACTTCGTGCCTTtccgggttgaaatccatctgtaaCTTTCCGGCgatgctctgcgtcctgtcactgtcctgttgtaatctgtgacaaaTCTCtataccaggggtgtcaaactcaaatacacagtgggccaaaatttaaaaaatcggtacaagtcgagggccggactggttcagcgtttattgcaaaacttattgaaatgaatttattacacatattaacctggaactaacaaagcttgggttattgcctacaaaaacaacattgaacattaaataaataaataaataaatcagttgcatttatttattatggctttatctgcagcttttccggagtaatttctaatgtaaacatttttccacaggccaacactctgtgattcacactagtctaagccagatacttggcatctcatcttggatgcaagttcatcaatgtttggagtcaggctctgagctgaggaaatcctcagaattgagtgaaggtgttcatcagaaagacgactcctgtgtgatgttgtgTTTATCTTCATCGAAGAGAACAGttgttcacacagatatgtgctgccaAACATAGAGAGCATTTGAGCAGCTTGAGTACGCAGCTGGGTCATTGTGTCAGGAATGAAACGTAGAAACTGTGCAGCGCCCACCGAGTCATACTTTGCCTTGAGTATGTCACTACATTGGAGTTCAATCAGCTCCATTTGTATGTTGGTTGGTGCGCTTTCCACGTCAGCTGCAATTGGATTACTGAGCAGTTCAAACCTGCTTTTTTGGGCTTCAAAGTCGGCAAATCGCCGTGTGAAGTCGGCACCAAGTATGCTAAGtttttcagcaaactttgcacgtgggaacactgcggtagaaacctgctctttcatagcttggcaacacggaaaatggctcaagttttcctgctgcatctgcgtctcccacaggcgcagcttggttttaaaagccctcactgcagcgtacatgtctgtgatcacacgaccccgcccctgaagctgcaggttgagcgcattgagatggcttgtgatgtcacacagaaacgccatttcacaaagcaactttttaccccggagctctgttgtgtctttccctttgctttccatgaactgacagatctcCTCACGCAACCCGAAACATCTTTTCAGCACTTTTCCTTGGCTTAACCATCGCACCTCTGTGTGATAGGGCAAATCATTATATTCTGAATCCAACTCCTCCAGAAACGTCTTGAACTCGCGGTGATTCAAACCTTTGGCTCTTATGAAGTTAACTGCTCGTCTTATGGTGCTCATTATATGTTCCATTTTCAAGGCTTTGCCACACAACGACTCCTGGTGTATGATGCAATAATAAGCTGTCAGCTCACCTGCGCCATTTACCTCCCGCATCTTCTCCCGGATCCTGCCCACCAATCCACTCTTTTGACCGCACATCGCGGGCACTCCATCTGTCGTCAGTCCCACAAGTTTATCCCAAGGCAGCCTCATTATATTTACACATCTGGATACCTCTTCAAAGAGATCTTTTCCAGTAGTTGTGCCATGCATTGATCTTAATCCCAAAAGTTCCTCTGTTACACACAGACTTGAGTCCACTCCACGAATAAAAATTGACAATTGGGCAGTATCAGAAGTGTCCCTGCTCTCATCCACAGCAAGGGAATATGCGATGAaatctcttcccttccccaccagcTGTTGTTGTAGATTGGTGGCAAGCTCACGTACACGGTCAGCAACGGTGTTTCTGCTCAGGCTCACATTTGAAAATGCTTGCCTTTTATCTGGGCACACGACGTCGCAAACTTTCATCATGCAGTTTTTAACAAATTCTCCCTCGGTAATGGGCCGGGCTGATTTAGCgatctctgctgccacaataaaactagcctttacagcagcctcactttgtgttttggctttagtgaacatagcctgctgtgacgccagacttcttttcaactcttctaccttctggagcTTCTGTTTCTTGTCCAGATGCTTGTATTTGTCGTGGTGTTTCGTTTCATAGTGTCGTCGTACGTTATATTCTTTAATTACAGCCACACCGTCTCCACACAAAAGACAAACAGGTTTGCCCTTTATATCTGCGAACATATACTCTGCCTCCCACCTGCCTTGAAAACCCCTGTTTTCAAAGTCCACCTTTCGTTCAGCCATTTTTGGGGTGAGGGATAGCTGAAAGTTGACCACACGTGACTAGCGCCATAAGGATGCTGATGAGAGAGTAAGGCAAGCTTGAGCaattcactggcagtgcattgtggGATTTGTAGTATTAGTGGTGCATGCAATATACCGGCGGGCCAGCtctaatagaaaaaaaatcattaatgatattcaggaaataaaccagggaaaccgaataaacactaaaaaccctgaaaacctggtacctgaataaactcagcattagccatatcatacgccataggcgcttcgattactggggccagctttaatagtaattagatattatttcgcgggccaaagataattccaccgcgggccggatttggcccgcgggccttgagtttgacatatatgctgtatTCCAACAGCCACTTcgttgtccattctcctaatctggctgtctccctgtacctcctcaacttcctcaaaactacctgtcccgccACCCTTCTTCACCTCACCTGAAAATTTTCAACAAGGTAATCAGTTACATCATCCAAATTCTGGCGTACAACGCAAAATGAAGCAGTCCCAGCACATGTctctgtagaacaccactggccATTGCCAGCTAACCAGAACAGGCTCGatttattcccgctctttgccgcctgccaatcagccactgatttatctatgccagaatctttcctgtaataccacgagttcgtaacttgttaagcagcctcactataggaaggatatggaagcattcgaaagagtacagaggaggtttaccaggatgctgcccggtttagagagtatggatgatgattagagattaagggagccagggctttactctttggagagaaggaggatgagaggagacatgccagaggtgtacaagatattaagaggaatagatagagtggacagccagcgcctctaccccagtgcaccactgcttaatacaagaggacatggctttaaggtaaggtgcGGCatgttcaagggagatattagaggaaggttttctactcagagtggttggtgcgtggaatgcactgcctgagtcagtggtgcaggcagatacacaagtgaagtttaggagactactagacagatatatggaggaatttaaggtggggagttatatgggaggccgggtcgacacaacattctgggccgaagggcctgtaatgtgctgtactattctatgttctatgtatggaatcttgtcaaaggccttctgaaaatccgagtacacAGTTTCGATCGATTCTCCTTTGCCTCTCCTGCTTGTTATATCTTcagataattccaacagatttatcagtcgagattgtcctttgaggaaaccatgctgacgacgGCTTATCTTATCATGTGATTCCAAGTACCGTCAGAGCTacttaacaatagactccaacacctttccaatccgaggtcagcctaactggcctacaatttcctttcttctgactctttcccttctgGAAGAGTGGTGTGACACAGGCAAAATTCCAGTGTTCCGGAAACTTTCCAGAACCCAGtgcttcttgaatgatcattactaatgcttccacaatctcttcagacacctctttcagaatcctgggatctacaccatctggtccaggtgacttatcttccttcagaccttttagttccCCAACAACCTTCGCTCTAatgatggtaacttcacacacttcatgaaccATGACACCCGGAAATTCCACCATATTGCTCGTGTcgtcacagtgaagactgatgcaaaatactcaatcagtttgtctgccatttcctttcccATTACTATCTCTTCAGCATCTTTTACCAGCGTCCGACATCCAGTCTCGCACTTTGTTTTCGACTGTACGTTTCGAAAGAAGCTTTCGATGTCCTCTTGGGATGTCGCTTATTCCAAAGGGCCAAATGATTTAACACGGGAAAGAGTGATGGGCTGATCCAAAATGGGAaccatggagggagtgagggaagaACTTCAGTAAAAAATTGTTGTCAGAATGTCGTCTGGGAGGGAGAGATGCATTCACTGAAAATTTTCACCTGTGTTAAAATGCCCGAAGGGAGGGTATGACGACCTGATTGACAATCAGCGAAGGAGTGAGCCGCGGATTGAAAATGGCCACCCGTGATGAAATGCACTGACCTCTTCAGGCTGTAGACCGGGGAAGGTGTCTTCAATGGATTTCTGTGCCAACTGGAGGCGAGGTTTAAAGGTGCGAGTTGGTTAGCGTCAATCAAGACCATCTTCTACAGGGGACATGGAAAGCGGGAGAGGGGATGGGAAGAGATTGGGGAAGAGAGTGGGGAAAGCGAAGTGTAGAAGAGGAGGAAAGATGAGTGAAACcatcatcacccctgtgtgctccATCTCCACTTACCCTTcacatttctgtccctctctccacCAGTCTTTCCActcactctgcactctctcaaccccCTCGCTCTCCGCCCACACTCTCGCCTCTAGCTCTGCACCGCTCCGTCAGCAcccccctcaccaccactatactctcctctgcacatcctttgtccttcattcccctttcccccggtctatccct is part of the Hemitrygon akajei unplaced genomic scaffold, sHemAka1.3 Scf000187, whole genome shotgun sequence genome and encodes:
- the LOC140724309 gene encoding general transcription factor II-I repeat domain-containing protein 2-like, with the protein product MAERKVDFENRGFQGRWEAEYMFADIKGKPVCLLCGDGVAVIKEYNVRRHYETKHHDKYKHLDKKQKLQKVEELKRSLASQQAMFTKAKTQSEAAVKASFIVAAEIAKSARPITEGEFVKNCMMKVCDVVCPDKRQAFSNVSLSRNTVADRVRELATNLQQQLVGKGRDFIAYSLAVDESRDTSDTAQLSIFIRGVDSSLCVTEELLGLRSMHGTTTGKDLFEEVSRCVNIMRLPWDKLVGLTTDGVPAMCGQKSGLVGRIREKMREVNGAGELTAYYCIIHQESLCGKALKMEHIMSTIRRAVNFIRAKGLNHREFKTFLEELDSEYNDLPYHTEVRWLSQGKVLKRCFGLREEICQFMESKGKDTTELRGKKLLCEMAFLCDITSHLNALNLQLQGRGRVITDMYAAVRAFKTKLRLWETQMQQENLSHFPCCQAMKEQVSTAVFPRAKFAEKLSILGADFTRRFADFEAQKSRFELLSNPIAADVESAPTNIQMELIELQCSDILKAKYDSVGAAQFLRFIPDTMTQLRTQAAQMLSMFGSTYLCEQLFSSMKINTTSHRSRLSDEHLHSILRISSAQSLTPNIDELASKMRCQVSGLD